The Streptomyces spororaveus genome includes a region encoding these proteins:
- a CDS encoding ATP-grasp domain-containing protein, which produces MRVLIAGLGEKKEFGLRSLRDAGHFVGVIDLAHRIPVSLVDWWRAGDRFSVEAMLAAARSADFEWDAVLCWEELSTDLAREVAAQLGVPATRMPAGHFRDKGVMHGRLRELGLPTPQLGVARDLAECERLIGGRYPAVVKPTDYGGSGGVKIVRGPDDLPEAFAFALDAARTGRVAVDRYVSGTEYSVEAVTWAPGKTEIVSVTEKHLSRPPYFAEVGHVSPAVLPDEVREQLEYETVRVVEGLGMEAGVSHAEFRLTPDGPVLMEVAGRPAGDQIPRLVALATGWNLYLAELGAVVGSPVSPEAPSVERAAIRFFNGDGVTPFRHPVTLDDAIAAPFAEVLHELCYFEPEGAVTDAPRGIGGRNGHAVLAGSREQVAEALHLLDNGAPVYQGDD; this is translated from the coding sequence ATGAGGGTACTGATCGCGGGACTGGGCGAGAAGAAGGAGTTCGGGCTGCGCTCGCTGCGCGACGCCGGACACTTCGTCGGTGTCATCGACCTCGCCCACCGCATCCCCGTCAGCCTGGTGGACTGGTGGCGGGCCGGCGACCGGTTCTCCGTCGAGGCGATGCTGGCCGCCGCCCGCTCCGCCGACTTCGAGTGGGACGCCGTCCTGTGCTGGGAGGAGCTGTCCACCGACCTCGCCCGCGAGGTCGCCGCGCAGCTCGGCGTACCGGCCACCCGCATGCCGGCCGGCCACTTCCGGGACAAGGGCGTCATGCACGGCCGCCTGCGGGAACTCGGGCTTCCGACCCCGCAGCTGGGGGTCGCCCGGGACCTGGCCGAATGTGAGCGGCTGATCGGCGGCCGGTACCCGGCCGTCGTCAAGCCCACCGACTACGGCGGCAGCGGCGGCGTCAAGATCGTGCGCGGCCCGGACGACCTGCCGGAGGCCTTCGCCTTCGCACTGGACGCGGCGCGCACCGGCCGGGTGGCGGTCGACCGCTACGTGTCCGGCACCGAGTACAGCGTCGAAGCGGTCACCTGGGCCCCCGGAAAGACCGAGATCGTCTCGGTCACCGAGAAGCACCTGAGCAGGCCGCCGTACTTCGCGGAGGTCGGCCACGTGTCCCCGGCCGTACTGCCGGACGAGGTCCGCGAGCAGCTGGAGTACGAGACCGTCCGTGTGGTCGAAGGCCTCGGGATGGAAGCGGGCGTGTCCCACGCCGAGTTCCGGCTGACGCCGGACGGTCCGGTGCTGATGGAGGTCGCGGGACGGCCCGCGGGGGACCAGATTCCCCGCCTGGTGGCCCTGGCCACCGGATGGAACCTCTACCTCGCGGAGCTCGGGGCGGTCGTCGGCAGCCCGGTGTCCCCGGAGGCGCCCTCAGTGGAACGGGCCGCCATCAGGTTCTTCAACGGTGACGGCGTGACGCCGTTCCGGCACCCGGTGACCCTGGACGACGCGATCGCGGCGCCGTTCGCCGAAGTGCTGCACGAACTCTGCTACTTCGAGCCGGAGGGCGCGGTCACCGACGCCCCGCGCGGCATCGGAGGACGCAACGGGCACGCGGTACTGGCCGGCTCGCGCGAGCAGGTCGCCGAAGCCCTGCACCTCTTGGACAACGGCGCCCCGGTCTACCAGGGCGACGACTAG
- a CDS encoding MFS transporter has translation METAPKTGPAPHRGLWRNYDFLKLWSGETVAQIGAQVTQLALPLLVLGVMDASASEVGLVSGMQLLPALCVTPLAGLLIDTWDRRRILLGANLGRALALAVVPVLYFADALSIPALCAIAFVVGACTAVFEVAYIAYLPVIVRQDDLVEANSKLQASYSVSQIGGPGLGGLLTKSLGAWFAILANVASYLAAFVVLYLIRHREPARTGDAAANRPRFADIFTSFGMLWRQRVLRVLTFQAGWFNFCEQAVMTLFLVYAVKELHMDAGGVGTVLALGALGSLLGAMAAKPLGERLGFSSTLVVSMGAASGAPLLLALTGGSEWSSFLLAVLAFGIYGFGLTIYNVHVVAFRQSVIPLDVIGRATAAYRMLTYGPFPLGALLSGVLGERIGLWNAILTMAVISVIGWLAFALVGRKSLRSAERTAQTS, from the coding sequence ATGGAAACCGCGCCGAAGACCGGGCCCGCGCCCCACCGGGGCCTGTGGCGCAACTACGACTTCCTGAAGCTCTGGTCCGGCGAGACCGTCGCCCAGATCGGGGCGCAGGTCACCCAACTCGCCCTGCCCCTGCTGGTCCTCGGGGTCATGGACGCCAGCGCCTCGGAGGTCGGCCTGGTGTCCGGCATGCAGCTGCTGCCCGCCCTGTGCGTGACGCCGCTGGCCGGTCTGCTGATCGACACGTGGGACCGCCGCCGGATCCTCCTGGGCGCCAATCTCGGGCGGGCCCTCGCCCTGGCCGTGGTGCCGGTGCTGTACTTCGCCGACGCCCTGTCGATACCGGCGCTGTGCGCCATCGCCTTCGTGGTGGGCGCCTGCACCGCGGTGTTCGAGGTCGCCTACATCGCGTACCTGCCGGTCATCGTGCGGCAGGACGACCTGGTCGAGGCCAACAGCAAACTGCAGGCCTCGTACTCGGTGTCGCAGATCGGCGGCCCCGGCCTGGGCGGCCTGCTGACCAAATCCCTCGGCGCCTGGTTCGCCATCCTCGCCAACGTCGCCTCGTACCTGGCCGCCTTCGTGGTCCTGTACCTCATCCGCCACCGCGAGCCGGCCCGCACCGGGGACGCGGCGGCGAACCGGCCCCGGTTCGCCGACATCTTCACCAGCTTCGGCATGCTCTGGCGCCAACGGGTGCTGCGGGTCCTCACCTTCCAGGCGGGCTGGTTCAACTTCTGCGAGCAGGCCGTCATGACCCTGTTCCTGGTGTACGCCGTCAAGGAACTGCACATGGACGCCGGCGGGGTCGGCACCGTCCTGGCCCTGGGGGCCCTCGGCTCCCTGCTCGGCGCGATGGCCGCAAAACCGCTCGGAGAGCGCCTCGGCTTCTCGTCCACCCTGGTCGTGTCGATGGGCGCGGCGTCCGGTGCCCCCCTGCTGCTCGCACTGACCGGCGGGTCCGAGTGGTCCAGCTTCCTGCTCGCCGTCCTGGCCTTCGGGATCTACGGCTTCGGCCTGACGATCTACAACGTCCACGTCGTCGCCTTCCGGCAGTCGGTCATCCCGCTCGACGTGATCGGCCGCGCGACGGCCGCCTACCGGATGCTCACCTACGGCCCCTTCCCCCTCGGCGCGCTGCTCAGCGGCGTCCTCGGCGAACGGATCGGCCTCTGGAACGCGATCTTGACCATGGCGGTGATCTCCGTCATCGGATGGCTGGCCTTCGCGCTCGTCGGACGGAAGTCCCTGCGCTCGGCCGAACGCACCGCGCAAACGAGCTGA
- a CDS encoding vanadium-dependent haloperoxidase, which produces MPNPGRQSAAKSALPRSKSRAGRRLGRLRAVVVAGALLAGLSPVAAAAPQAAAGPESKGDPTQYWNKVLLQTFRNARGWDASPGKLSRSGAMVFAAIYNAESAYQNTYGTMKYEPYLNRPLKYATDSSEPRADEEERLIDRTAYRMLSELYPGDRAFIDARYEARTGRSPRSPDPLDRLVVDRVVRQINKARADDGSDNPELYDGDTTTPGAWRPTGEEATADEGACQEPGDAVTPNWGKVKPFVLRSGSQFRPPSLRGFTSYDELVNSPEYARQVDEVRRVGAVDSTERTREQTVIGWFWDHDLNGTYHPPGQLLQLTGTVAKKFELDTYETTRLFALSALTLADAGIAAWDSKFDGPINEWRPVSAIQALGGENANWQPLSADRAGTPWTPCFIAWTSGHANFTGAWAVAMQNFFGRDEASFTAQSEDPHTLERFRRMNSFSQVAEEGEFSRMWLGAHFRWDAEDGREIGTNVGHYVFANALQPTRSGRPHQQ; this is translated from the coding sequence ATGCCCAACCCCGGCCGTCAGTCGGCCGCGAAGTCCGCGCTCCCGCGCTCGAAGTCCCGCGCCGGCAGGCGCCTGGGACGGCTCCGGGCCGTCGTCGTGGCCGGTGCCCTGCTTGCCGGGCTGAGTCCGGTGGCGGCCGCTGCGCCGCAGGCTGCCGCCGGGCCGGAGAGCAAGGGCGATCCGACGCAGTACTGGAACAAGGTCCTGCTTCAGACGTTCCGCAATGCGCGGGGTTGGGACGCCTCGCCCGGCAAACTCTCCCGATCCGGAGCCATGGTCTTCGCGGCCATCTACAACGCCGAGAGCGCCTACCAGAACACGTACGGAACGATGAAGTACGAGCCGTACCTCAACCGGCCGCTCAAGTACGCCACCGACTCGTCGGAGCCGCGCGCGGACGAAGAGGAGCGGCTGATCGACCGCACGGCGTACCGGATGCTCTCCGAGCTGTACCCGGGCGACCGGGCCTTCATCGACGCCCGGTACGAGGCCCGGACCGGCCGCTCCCCCCGCTCCCCCGACCCCCTCGACCGCCTCGTGGTCGACCGCGTGGTGAGGCAGATCAACAAGGCCCGGGCGGACGACGGTTCGGACAACCCGGAGCTCTACGACGGCGACACCACCACACCCGGAGCCTGGCGGCCGACGGGCGAAGAGGCGACGGCCGACGAAGGGGCCTGCCAGGAACCTGGCGACGCGGTGACCCCGAACTGGGGCAAGGTGAAGCCGTTCGTGCTCCGCTCCGGTTCGCAGTTCCGGCCTCCCAGCCTGCGCGGCTTCACTTCCTACGACGAGCTGGTGAACAGCCCGGAGTACGCGCGCCAGGTCGACGAGGTGCGACGCGTGGGTGCCGTCGACTCCACCGAGCGCACCCGCGAACAGACCGTCATCGGCTGGTTCTGGGACCACGACCTGAACGGCACCTACCACCCCCCGGGGCAGCTGCTCCAGCTGACCGGGACGGTCGCCAAGAAGTTCGAGCTCGACACGTACGAGACGACCCGCTTGTTCGCACTGTCGGCGCTGACCCTGGCGGACGCCGGGATCGCGGCCTGGGACAGCAAGTTCGACGGCCCCATCAACGAATGGCGTCCGGTGTCCGCGATCCAGGCGCTGGGCGGAGAGAACGCGAACTGGCAGCCCCTCAGCGCGGACCGGGCGGGAACGCCGTGGACCCCGTGCTTCATCGCCTGGACCTCCGGGCACGCCAACTTCACCGGTGCGTGGGCAGTCGCGATGCAGAACTTCTTCGGCCGTGACGAAGCCTCGTTCACCGCGCAGTCCGAGGACCCGCACACCCTCGAGCGGTTCCGCCGGATGAACAGCTTCAGCCAGGTTGCCGAGGAGGGCGAGTTCAGTCGAATGTGGCTGGGCGCGCACTTCCGCTGGGACGCCGAGGACGGGAGGGAGATCGGCACCAACGTCGGCCACTACGTGTTCGCCAACGCGCTCCAGCCGACGCGATCGGGCCGTCCGCATCAGCAGTGA
- the mpaD gene encoding daptide-type RiPP biosynthesis aminotransferase yields the protein MTVNTDRYPLWESLVQPSRYGRPEVHGIACEGNRVHFADGTSALDVMSGLWNANLGYGNKAVTEAITDCLNTASYLPLFRGGHRLAEQAARAVLDVSGPDHFGRVLFSTSGGAANDVMMKLVRHYQALRGEENRDVVVGLKNSWHGLTYGSFALTGQPLGQDVYRVDRSKVRHVSHEDVTELVELLDREGDKIAAVILEPVLGTGAHPVSDELLGAIEDLRARYGFLVIADEVATGFGRTGSYFASQNWPFKPDVMITSKGLTNGTCAASAIVVSHDVCEMFERTDAVLFHGETQAGSPTSCAAIIATIAEMERLDAVALAQKLTQKLDALLEEISSHPLVVETRGLGCFRGIQLSVPSDALTAAARRHGLIVQPGTDFIMLVPSLTYSDEEFEELANGLRAALDEI from the coding sequence ATGACCGTCAACACCGACCGCTACCCGCTGTGGGAATCGCTCGTCCAGCCCAGCCGCTACGGACGGCCCGAGGTCCACGGGATCGCCTGCGAGGGCAACCGGGTCCACTTCGCCGACGGCACCTCCGCCCTCGACGTGATGAGCGGCCTGTGGAACGCCAACCTCGGCTACGGCAACAAGGCCGTCACCGAGGCCATCACCGACTGCCTGAACACCGCGTCCTACCTGCCCCTCTTCCGCGGCGGGCACCGCCTCGCCGAGCAGGCCGCCCGGGCGGTGCTGGACGTCAGCGGCCCCGACCACTTCGGCCGCGTCCTCTTCTCCACCTCCGGCGGCGCCGCCAACGACGTGATGATGAAGCTGGTCCGCCACTACCAGGCACTGCGCGGCGAAGAGAACCGCGACGTGGTCGTCGGCCTCAAGAACAGCTGGCACGGCCTGACCTACGGCAGCTTCGCCCTGACGGGCCAGCCGCTGGGGCAGGACGTCTACCGCGTCGACCGCAGCAAGGTCCGGCACGTCAGCCACGAGGACGTCACCGAGCTGGTCGAGCTGCTGGACAGGGAAGGCGACAAGATCGCCGCCGTCATCCTGGAACCCGTCCTCGGCACCGGCGCCCACCCGGTCTCCGACGAGCTCCTCGGCGCCATCGAGGACCTCCGTGCGCGCTACGGGTTCCTCGTGATCGCCGACGAGGTCGCCACCGGCTTCGGCCGCACCGGCAGCTACTTCGCCTCCCAGAACTGGCCCTTCAAGCCCGACGTGATGATCACGTCCAAGGGCCTCACCAACGGCACGTGCGCCGCCTCCGCCATCGTCGTCTCCCACGACGTCTGCGAGATGTTCGAGCGCACCGACGCCGTCCTCTTCCACGGCGAGACCCAGGCCGGCTCGCCCACCAGCTGCGCCGCCATCATCGCCACCATCGCGGAGATGGAGCGCCTCGACGCGGTCGCCCTGGCGCAGAAGCTCACCCAGAAGCTCGACGCCCTGCTGGAGGAGATCTCCTCCCACCCGCTGGTCGTGGAGACCCGCGGCCTCGGCTGCTTCCGCGGCATCCAGCTGTCGGTCCCCTCCGACGCGCTCACCGCGGCGGCCCGCCGCCACGGCCTGATCGTCCAGCCGGGTACCGACTTCATCATGCTGGTCCCGTCGCTGACCTACTCCGACGAGGAGTTCGAGGAGCTCGCGAACGGGCTGCGCGCGGCCCTCGACGAGATCTGA
- a CDS encoding tetratricopeptide repeat protein, whose product MATEPSFGLRLKALRQQQGLSQAALAGDEISTGYLSRLESGARTPTERVIVYLAKRLDVDRSAFYIQPSSSSLSQALSLATSSDSSEATEDLIDVVATSRDEDPLLRWQALWLIERYWHARGEQAQELACLEELTGIADELELPALQCRSKSRLARCLRSTGDVARALELAVSAHQVAKQAGLPVSDEANALLALVSVEAEAGRLPDARAHAEELVGLVTEAPETLRAEALWTAATVSSRQGDDDAARAFLQQAMAILDSRVAPVLWARLRLAAASLHLQGAPPSTESAGVYLKEAEEAFALVGTPLQQQEILVLKAHLAFEEGRYADARAAHSRLDVDELMLNYRDRIRLQTLDSRLLIVEGRRKEGLAQLKQLGEDARRAANLDLAAEIWQVLAETLEHSAAG is encoded by the coding sequence ATGGCAACAGAGCCGTCCTTCGGGCTCCGCCTCAAGGCGTTGAGACAACAGCAAGGGCTCTCCCAAGCCGCACTGGCGGGCGATGAAATCTCGACGGGATACCTGTCGCGCCTGGAGTCGGGCGCCCGGACTCCCACGGAGCGGGTGATCGTCTATCTTGCCAAGCGGCTGGATGTGGACCGCTCGGCCTTTTACATCCAGCCGAGCAGCAGTTCGCTCTCCCAGGCACTGAGTCTTGCCACGTCCTCGGACAGCAGTGAGGCAACCGAGGACCTCATCGACGTCGTCGCCACCTCCCGTGACGAGGACCCGCTGCTGCGCTGGCAGGCGCTGTGGCTGATCGAGCGGTACTGGCACGCGCGGGGCGAGCAGGCCCAGGAGCTGGCCTGCCTCGAAGAGCTGACCGGCATCGCCGACGAGCTCGAACTGCCCGCACTGCAGTGCAGGTCGAAGAGCCGCCTCGCCCGCTGCCTGCGTTCCACGGGGGACGTCGCCCGCGCGCTGGAGCTCGCCGTCAGCGCCCACCAGGTCGCCAAGCAGGCCGGCCTGCCGGTGTCCGACGAGGCGAACGCGCTGCTCGCCCTGGTCTCCGTCGAGGCGGAGGCGGGCCGGCTGCCCGACGCACGGGCGCACGCCGAAGAGCTGGTCGGGCTGGTGACCGAGGCGCCGGAGACCCTGCGCGCCGAAGCGCTCTGGACGGCCGCCACGGTCAGTTCGCGCCAGGGGGACGACGACGCCGCGCGCGCGTTCCTGCAGCAGGCCATGGCCATCCTGGACAGTCGCGTCGCTCCCGTGCTGTGGGCCCGGCTGCGGCTGGCCGCGGCCTCCCTGCACCTGCAGGGCGCGCCGCCGTCCACCGAGTCCGCGGGTGTCTACCTGAAGGAGGCGGAGGAGGCGTTCGCCCTCGTCGGTACGCCGCTCCAGCAGCAGGAGATCCTGGTGCTGAAGGCCCACCTCGCGTTCGAGGAGGGCCGGTACGCCGACGCCCGCGCGGCTCACTCCCGGCTCGACGTCGACGAGCTGATGCTCAACTACCGCGACCGGATAAGGCTCCAGACCCTGGACAGCAGGCTGCTGATCGTGGAGGGCCGCCGCAAGGAAGGGCTTGCCCAGCTCAAGCAGTTGGGCGAGGACGCCCGACGCGCGGCCAACCTCGACCTGGCCGCCGAGATCTGGCAGGTCCTGGCCGAGACCCTGGAGCACAGCGCCGCCGGCTGA
- a CDS encoding FAD-binding oxidoreductase gives MNDFSRRKLLKATAVAGAGAVVAQGVTTAEAHGASAVSEPPKHTKCPPAKLTGRIVRPDNAGYTEARLGWDQLFSHYPLVIVFAQNTQDVVNALTWSRQNDVAVRVRSGRHSLEGWSNVDNGLVIDISELKSVHIDSGARIATVGAGLSQLEAVTTLAEQNFAVTTGTEGTVGLSGATLGGGFGFLTRWLGMACDSLIGAEIVVAEGDECAKVVKVDPHNNQDLLWALRGAGNGNFGIVTSLTYRVAPLKSVTYLQATWTGIGDLRRLFDTYQRTAPYLDDRLGTQLEIHRNQIFLFGVLAEGTPAEAKKLLEPLLSIDSPQVAVQVGNWGDVYSGFQIPTADEPANWKFYSQFTRKPFPSKAIDVIVSFMQDAPTDDSNFFAQAFGGAVRKSPRGGTAFPHRDALFYSEPGAGWGTRSDEPGVCDPLTPQAQAWIAEFSLALRPYVDGAYVNVPNVGMQDWETAYWGSNFDRLRTIKAEYDPHNVFKYEQSIPPAS, from the coding sequence GGTCGCCGGTGCCGGCGCGGTCGTCGCGCAAGGCGTCACGACGGCGGAGGCCCACGGTGCGAGCGCCGTGAGCGAGCCCCCCAAGCACACGAAGTGCCCGCCGGCGAAGCTGACCGGCCGCATCGTCCGCCCCGACAACGCCGGGTACACGGAAGCCCGCCTCGGCTGGGACCAGCTCTTCTCCCACTACCCGCTGGTCATCGTCTTCGCCCAGAACACCCAGGACGTGGTCAACGCCCTGACGTGGTCCCGGCAGAACGACGTCGCGGTACGGGTCCGGAGCGGCCGCCACAGCCTTGAGGGCTGGTCGAACGTCGACAACGGTCTCGTGATCGACATCAGCGAGCTGAAGTCGGTCCACATCGACAGCGGCGCCCGTATCGCGACGGTCGGCGCCGGACTCAGCCAGCTGGAAGCGGTGACCACGCTCGCGGAGCAGAATTTCGCGGTGACGACGGGGACCGAAGGCACCGTGGGCCTGTCCGGGGCGACGCTCGGCGGCGGTTTCGGCTTCCTCACTCGCTGGCTCGGCATGGCCTGCGACAGCCTGATCGGTGCTGAGATCGTGGTTGCGGAAGGCGACGAGTGCGCCAAGGTGGTCAAGGTCGACCCGCACAACAACCAGGACCTGCTCTGGGCGCTGCGCGGAGCCGGCAACGGCAACTTCGGGATCGTCACCTCACTCACTTACAGAGTGGCCCCGCTGAAGAGCGTTACGTACCTGCAGGCCACTTGGACCGGAATCGGCGACCTGCGCAGGCTCTTCGACACCTATCAGCGCACTGCGCCGTACCTCGACGACCGCCTCGGCACCCAGCTCGAAATCCACCGGAACCAGATCTTCCTGTTCGGGGTCCTCGCGGAAGGAACACCGGCGGAGGCGAAGAAGCTGCTGGAGCCGCTCCTGTCGATCGACAGCCCGCAAGTGGCGGTGCAGGTGGGGAACTGGGGCGACGTGTATTCCGGCTTCCAGATCCCGACCGCGGACGAACCCGCGAACTGGAAGTTCTACTCCCAGTTCACCAGAAAGCCGTTCCCGAGCAAGGCGATCGATGTGATCGTCTCGTTCATGCAGGACGCGCCCACGGACGACAGCAACTTCTTCGCGCAGGCGTTCGGCGGGGCGGTCAGAAAGAGCCCCCGTGGCGGCACCGCGTTCCCGCACCGTGACGCGCTCTTCTACTCCGAGCCCGGTGCCGGCTGGGGCACCCGCTCCGATGAGCCGGGCGTCTGCGACCCGCTCACCCCGCAGGCCCAGGCCTGGATCGCCGAATTCAGCCTGGCCCTGCGTCCCTATGTGGACGGCGCCTACGTCAACGTGCCGAACGTGGGCATGCAGGACTGGGAGACCGCCTACTGGGGATCCAACTTCGACCGACTGCGCACGATCAAGGCGGAGTACGACCCGCACAACGTCTTCAAGTACGAGCAGAGCATTCCGCCCGCGTCCTGA
- a CDS encoding LysR family transcriptional regulator yields MSELEVRELRYFIAVAEELNFSRAAQRLGMAQPPLSKAIAQMESRLGVRLLERTTRQVRLTDAGRVLLDQARIAVDAVHAAARRARRAGQPTPQLVVAVKPGGDAGLLREILAAYRGTGSHLPPPEVVVGGSGEPIAMLRDGRADVALLRSPFDGQGLDSQTLVVEPRLAVLPAAHRLAGRRRLRLTDLQGEPIPRWKGAAPSTTAHYTGRDGAEAGDGHPGLAPADAPEGPLVASVEQLLEVVALGQAVAFLALSTTERHQRPDIAYRPVTGLSPSAVVVAWPETSRSAAVAAFVQAAHDVAAHHPDHMTVLAH; encoded by the coding sequence ATGAGTGAGCTGGAGGTGCGGGAGCTGAGGTACTTCATCGCGGTCGCGGAGGAACTGAACTTCAGCCGGGCCGCGCAACGCCTGGGGATGGCGCAGCCCCCGCTGTCGAAGGCGATCGCTCAGATGGAGTCCCGGCTCGGGGTACGCCTGCTGGAGCGCACCACCCGGCAGGTGCGGCTGACCGACGCCGGTCGGGTGCTGCTCGACCAGGCCCGGATCGCGGTCGACGCGGTGCATGCGGCGGCCCGGCGAGCACGCCGGGCCGGTCAGCCGACACCGCAGCTCGTCGTGGCGGTCAAGCCGGGAGGCGATGCCGGGCTGCTGCGGGAGATCCTCGCCGCCTACCGGGGAACGGGTTCGCATCTGCCGCCGCCTGAAGTCGTCGTCGGCGGCAGCGGAGAGCCGATCGCCATGCTGCGGGACGGCCGTGCCGATGTGGCGCTGCTGCGCAGCCCGTTCGACGGTCAAGGGCTGGATTCCCAGACGCTCGTGGTCGAACCGCGACTGGCCGTCCTCCCCGCCGCGCACCGCCTGGCCGGACGCCGGCGACTGCGGCTGACCGACCTCCAGGGCGAACCGATCCCGCGCTGGAAGGGGGCCGCCCCCTCCACCACCGCCCACTACACGGGACGCGACGGAGCGGAAGCAGGCGACGGCCACCCGGGCTTGGCGCCGGCCGACGCTCCCGAGGGGCCGCTCGTGGCCAGCGTCGAGCAACTCCTTGAGGTGGTCGCGCTGGGCCAGGCGGTGGCGTTCCTGGCGCTCTCCACCACCGAGCGGCACCAGCGCCCGGACATCGCCTACCGGCCGGTCACCGGCCTCAGCCCCAGCGCGGTCGTGGTCGCCTGGCCGGAGACCTCGCGCTCCGCAGCCGTCGCCGCCTTCGTCCAAGCCGCCCACGACGTCGCCGCCCACCACCCCGACCACATGACCGTACTGGCCCACTGA
- a CDS encoding SDR family oxidoreductase — protein sequence MTTSQKTALITGANKGIGKETARRLAALGITVLIGARNAERGEAAAEELRADGADVRFVPLDVTDETSVQAAAQHIDATFGRLDILVNNAAIAAGPQKPSETPAAAVREVYETNVFGVIAVTHAMLPLLRRSAAARIVNMSSELGSLTHFSDPGSPWSAYYSILLPYCTSKSALNAVTVLYANELRDEGILVNAVSPGYCATDLNRHSGMRTAEEGATVAVDLATAGDDGPTGAFFAEDGPIPW from the coding sequence ATGACGACTTCGCAGAAGACCGCCCTGATCACCGGCGCGAACAAGGGCATCGGCAAGGAAACGGCGCGCAGGCTCGCAGCCCTCGGCATCACCGTGCTGATCGGCGCCCGCAACGCCGAGCGCGGCGAGGCGGCGGCCGAGGAGCTTCGTGCGGACGGCGCCGACGTACGGTTCGTTCCCCTCGACGTCACCGACGAGACCTCGGTCCAGGCCGCCGCCCAGCACATCGACGCCACGTTCGGCCGCCTCGACATCCTCGTCAACAACGCCGCGATCGCCGCCGGACCGCAGAAGCCGAGTGAGACCCCGGCCGCAGCCGTCCGGGAGGTCTACGAGACCAACGTGTTCGGCGTCATCGCGGTGACCCACGCCATGCTCCCCCTGCTGCGCCGCTCCGCCGCCGCACGCATCGTCAACATGTCCAGCGAACTCGGCTCCCTCACCCACTTCTCCGACCCGGGCAGCCCGTGGTCCGCCTACTACTCGATCCTCCTCCCTTACTGCACGTCGAAGAGCGCGCTGAACGCGGTCACCGTGCTCTACGCCAATGAACTGCGCGACGAAGGGATCCTGGTCAACGCCGTGAGTCCCGGCTACTGCGCGACCGACCTCAACCGCCACAGCGGGATGCGCACGGCGGAGGAGGGCGCGACCGTGGCGGTCGACCTGGCGACTGCGGGCGACGACGGCCCGACCGGCGCCTTCTTCGCCGAGGACGGGCCGATTCCCTGGTGA